Proteins found in one Megachile rotundata isolate GNS110a chromosome 14, iyMegRotu1, whole genome shotgun sequence genomic segment:
- the Unc50 gene encoding unc50 RNA binding protein: MKYSTSPPISRCNSPSPVESGSSLPMPVTYRQDCMGAATKCYKYLRKLLKFEQMDFEFALWQMIFLFISPQKVYRNFQSRKQTKSQFARDDPAFLVLLMCCLCISSIGFTIVLGLGFFQFIKLLFYMIFIDYLTAGLIVATIFWFITNRYLRIDKTQDVEWGYAFDIHLNAFFPPLIILHIVQLFLYNGLINYDTFSSKFLGNTIWLIAVGYYIYITFLGYTSMEILHKTHIILSTLPIMLLMYIVTLCAGINISHLVMEFYHYRVV, translated from the exons atgaaatattctaCATCACCTCCAATAAGTAGGTGTAATTCTCCTAGTCCAGTTGAATCTGGTTCAAGTTTACCAATGCCAGTAACTTACAG gCAGGATTGTATGGGTGCAGCaacaaaatgttacaaatacctGAGGAAGTTACTGAAATTCGAACAAATGGATTTCGAATTTGCTTTATGGCAAATgatctttttatttatatcacCACAGAAAGtctatagaaattttcaaagcaGGAAAC AAACAAAGTCACAATTTGCAAGGGATGATCCTGCATTTTTGGTACTACTAATGTGTTGTCTGTGCATATCTTCGATTGGTTTTACTATAGTTTTGGGATTaggattttttcaatttattaaattgttattttatatgatATTCATTGATTATCTTACTGCTGGCTTGATAGTAGCTACAATATTCTG GTTTATAACAAATCGTTATTTAAGAATTGATAAGACTCAAGATGTAGAATGGGGATATGCATTTGACATTCATTTGAATGCATTTTTCCCACCATTAATCATACTTCATATTGTACAACTCTTTTTATATAATG gTCTTATAAATTATGATacattttcatcaaaatttctTGGAAATACAATTTGGTTAATAGCTGTtggatattatatttatattacatttctgGGCTATACAA GTATGGAAATACTTCATAAGACGCACATAATACTATCAACATTACCGATAATGTTATTGATGTATATCGTGACATTATGTGCAGGTATTAATATTAGTCACTTAGTTATGGAATTCTACCATTACCGAGTTGTCTAG
- the LOC100881935 gene encoding uncharacterized protein LOC100881935, which produces MYQISNDEDEFEPRITPKPTSKLDCFAVPSVPEVSLIFDKPLGYKTIERTGFQSPPVDRNTSTQKSNTSYSSSANGSYAAWKQHNYVSRPSNNIGNTVPQNIQSSQNYVTQPYLMKDTTTESPKESMRNDHCSIKDISNSTNLEEKKSHRRSDSNSYGHSYHVCENNITPIDKTAQYNNSIEQRDCMSPTSHTVRTYIDADNYAVNKRAHFPLCENQLITNDSKQQNVSFNNSVNEPDIQNSHINPKSLKKSEYQLPHYVGQQYPYFNMNAYPFPQFHPYSVHNTENQETVKNLLQIINSQNEQIKSLQVQVDRLLKMQEENLKERKKCSCSYPMQQHNSQFYTNSNDALNSPNHIAAPKSTKRNICQNEVSKDKRKENYNENENINQNELILAEAQAKKTFMEQKVSIGVMTSFEFTVQNSPFTLDVDDCEKQDGQQKKENLKLCNNVGICDNNEPLRRYKSSFTRMPSAQLENIVEDSESYMSSSQQQSSNLNASTSTKDVERQAYIDIQKETDILRSNSPKLGKNTTTNLNQTRDRIQKDLGRICTEEVRNYDIVKVPAVQRNTVNTEYNVLENKNDKISSPTNADYYKKLKMKKDSDSNGKASNSVNSSDCYKDYQKGRHTSVAKGVNCIEDSLILNGGDLKINERPPPTPEPSIHVDMNEYSSDDDSEKVKRSSKVGWTFYNNVLGQVNQLLQNSCVIDDQQQNQTKINQNERYETENKAVLGTVKHATLEQLKKLGISLNENPESKELNSSNKMAFDLSFYPRLDYQANMTQATSGVNETNTSMHMKALALKYLTDEQLAELAVQKQGSTSLKHLMVSNVQGTNMSFATMRYLERYQLLPGKNGIQTEDINKVAVETPSKIDIKHTNPKNSPKVLQRFPFNQTPKTSCPSKILDISTLKQQPKLL; this is translated from the exons atgtatcaaatttctaacGATGAAGATGAATTTGAACCAAGAATTACACCAAAACCTACATCTAAGCTTGAT tgTTTTGCAGTACCATCGGTCCCAGAAGtttctttaatatttgataaaccTTTAGGCTATAAAACTATAGAACGTACAGGCTTTCAGTCACCACCTGTTGATCGTAACACTTCAACACAAAAGAGTAATACTTCATATTCTTCAAGTGCAAATGGATCATATGCAGCATGGAAACAACATAATTATGTGTCTAGACCTTCTAACAATATTGGTAATACAGTTCCTCAAAACATACAATCCAGTCAGAATTATGTTACACAACCTTATTTAATGAAAGATACCACCACAGAGAGTCCAAAAGAATCTATGAGAAATGATCATTGTTCAATAAAAGATATTTCTAATTCTACAAATCTTGAAGAAAAGAAATCTCATAGAAGAAGTGATAGTAACTCTTATGGACATAGCTATCATGTAtgtgaaaataatataacaccTATTGATAAAACAGCTCAGTATAACAATTCAATAGAACAGCGTGACTGTATGTCTCCCACATCACATACTGTTAGAACTTACATAGATGCTGATAATTATGCTGTTAATAAGAGGGCACACTTCCCATTATGTGAAAATCAATTAATAACTAATGACTCTAAACAACAAAATGTATCATTCAATAACTCAGTTAATGAACCGGATATACAAAACTCACATATCAATCCTAAAAGCTTGAAAAAGAGTGAATATCAATTACCACACTATGTAGGACAGCAATATCCTTATTTTAATATGAATGCTTATCCCTTTCCTCAATTTCATCCTTATTCTGTTCATAATACAGAAAATCAAGAAACAGTGAAGAActtattgcaaattataaatagtCAAAATGAACAAATCAAATCATTACAAGTACAAGTGGATAGATTATTGAAAATGCAGGAGGagaatttaaaagaaagaaaaaagtgtTCATGCTCTTATCCAATGCAACAACACAATAgtcaattttatacaaattctaATGATGCCTTGAATAGTCCTAATCATATTGCAGCACCAAAAAGCACAAAGAGAAATATATGTCAAAATGAAGTCTCCAAAgataaaaggaaagaaaattataatgaaaatgaaaacatAAATCAAAATGAATTGATATTGGCAGAAGCACAAGCAAAAAAAACATTTATGGAGCAGAAAGTTTCTATAGGTGTAATGACAAGTTTTGAGTTTACTGTACAAAATAGTCCATTTACACTAGATGTTGATGATTGTGAAAAACAAGATGGTcaacaaaagaaagaaaatttgaaactatgtAATAACGTCGGTATTTGTGACAATAATGAACCTTTAAGAAGATATAAGAGTTCGTTTACTCGAATGCCCAGTGCACAATTAGAAAATATAGTTGAAGATTCAGAAAGCTACATGTCATCTAGTCAACAACAAAGCAGTAATTTAAATGCAAGCACATCTACAAAAGATGTGGAGAGACAAGCTTATATAGATATACAAAAAGAAACAGATATTCTTAGATCTAATTCGCCTAAATTAGGCAAAAATACGACTACAAATTTAAATCAGACTCGAGATAGAATACAAAAAGATTTAGGAAGAATTTGTACAGAAGAAGTGAGAAATTATGATATTGTAAAGGTACCAGCAGTACAAAGAAATACTGTAAATACAGAATATAatgttttagaaaataaaaatgataaaataagttCTCCTACTAATGCAGATTattataaaaagttaaaaatgaaaaaagatagTGATTCTAATGGAAAAGCAAGTAATTCTGTAAATAGCTCTGATTGTTATAAAGATTATCAAAAGGGGAGACACACTTCTGTTGCTAAAGGTGTCAATTGTATTGAGGATAGTTTGATTTTAAATGGTggtgatttaaaaataaatgaaagaccACCTCCTACTCCAGAACCTAGCATACATGTAGATATGAACGAATATTCCAGTGATGATGATAGTGAAAAAGTTAAACGTAGTTCAAAAGTGGGCTGGACGTTTTATAATAATGTTCTGGGTCAGGTAAATCAGTTGTTACAAAATTCTTGTGTTATAGATGATCAGCAACAGaatcaaacaaaaataaatcaaaacgAACGGTACGAGACTGAAAATAAAGCAGTACTAGGTACTGTTAAACATGCTACATTGGAACAACTTAAAAAACTTGGGATTAGTTTAAATGAAAATCCAGAAAGTAAAGAATTGAATAGCAGTAACAA gATGGCGTTcgatttatcgttctatccacgTTTGGATTATCAAGCAAATATGACACAAGCTACAAGTGGTGTAAATGAAACAAATACAAGTATGCATATGAAAGCATTGGCTTTAAAATATCTAACTGATGAACAACTTGCTGAATTGGCAGTACAAAAGCAAGGCTCAACGTCTCTGAAGCATCTTATGGTTAGCAATGTGCAAGGCACAAATATGTCTTTTGCTACAATGCGCTACTTAGAAAGATATCAGTTACTTCCAGGCAAGAACGGTATTCAAACAGaag ATATTAATAAAGTAGCAGTTGAAACACCatcaaaaattgatataaaacaTACAAATCCAAAAAATAGTCCTAAAGTATTACAACGGTTTCCTTTCAATCAAACGCCTAAAACGTCTTGTCCCAGTAAAATTCTAGATATTTCAACTTTAAAACAACAACCTAAACTTTTATAA